A window of the Verminephrobacter eiseniae EF01-2 genome harbors these coding sequences:
- the dapB gene encoding 4-hydroxy-tetrahydrodipicolinate reductase: MTVPSPPAATPTTTTCRVAVAGASGRMGRMLIEAIEASADCVLVGALDIAGSPAIGADATAFLGRTCGVGITADIAAGLKNAQVLIDFTRPEGSMAHLAVCSRLGVKAVIGTTGFSAAQKAELAALAERTAIVLAPNMSVGVNVTLGLLQMAARALATGYDIEIVEAHHRHKVDAPSGTALKMGEVIAQALGRDLKDCAVYAREGVRAERDPSSIGFSSIRGGDLVGEHMVLFAGIGERIEITHKSSSRSTYAQGSLRAVRFLAGQGTGMFDMFDVLGLH; this comes from the coding sequence ATGACCGTGCCCTCTCCACCTGCCGCCACCCCGACCACCACCACCTGCCGCGTCGCTGTCGCCGGGGCTTCGGGCCGCATGGGCCGGATGCTGATCGAGGCCATCGAGGCCAGCGCCGATTGCGTGCTGGTGGGCGCGCTGGATATCGCGGGCAGCCCGGCCATCGGCGCGGACGCCACGGCCTTTCTGGGCCGGACCTGCGGCGTGGGCATCACGGCCGACATCGCTGCGGGGCTGAAAAATGCGCAGGTGCTGATCGACTTCACGCGCCCCGAAGGCAGCATGGCCCACTTGGCGGTGTGCAGCCGGCTGGGCGTGAAGGCGGTGATCGGCACCACCGGTTTCAGCGCCGCGCAAAAGGCCGAACTGGCGGCGTTGGCCGAGCGCACGGCGATCGTGCTGGCGCCCAACATGAGCGTGGGGGTGAATGTCACGCTCGGGCTGCTGCAAATGGCCGCGCGGGCCTTGGCCACGGGCTACGACATCGAGATCGTCGAAGCGCACCACCGCCACAAGGTGGATGCCCCCTCCGGCACGGCGCTGAAGATGGGCGAGGTGATAGCGCAGGCGCTGGGGCGCGACCTGAAGGACTGCGCCGTCTACGCCCGCGAAGGCGTCAGGGCCGAGCGCGATCCGTCGAGCATCGGTTTTTCCTCCATTCGCGGCGGCGACCTCGTGGGCGAGCATATGGTGCTGTTTGCCGGCATCGGCGAGCGCATCGAGATCACGCACAAATCTTCCAGCCGCTCCACCTACGCGCAGGGCAGCTTGCGCGCGGTGCGCTTTCTGGCGGGGCAGGGCACGGGCATGTTCGACATGTTCGACGTGCTCGGCCTGCACTGA
- the bamE gene encoding outer membrane protein assembly factor BamE encodes MLVKARCRARPGLVVLIGASIAALTACSSLDSASSRIAGIVKPYRVDVVQGNFVAREQVQALQPGMSRQQVREILGSPLLTSLFHADRWEYVFTLKRPGEELQARKLTVFFKGDVLDRSEGDAMPGETEFVATLSARAGQERAGQDPAPVLEATPEQLARYPASPRPAKTPASPPPAADSMTPAATPTPSYPPLEAPAR; translated from the coding sequence ATGCTCGTCAAAGCCCGTTGCCGCGCCCGTCCGGGCCTGGTGGTGTTGATCGGCGCCAGCATCGCGGCCCTGACCGCTTGCAGCAGTCTGGACAGCGCCAGTAGCCGCATCGCCGGCATCGTCAAGCCCTACCGGGTGGATGTGGTGCAGGGCAATTTCGTTGCCCGCGAGCAGGTTCAGGCCCTGCAGCCCGGGATGAGCCGCCAGCAGGTGCGTGAAATCCTCGGCTCGCCGCTGCTCACCAGCCTGTTCCATGCCGACCGCTGGGAATATGTGTTCACGCTCAAGCGCCCGGGCGAGGAGTTGCAGGCCCGCAAGCTGACCGTGTTCTTCAAGGGCGATGTGCTCGATCGCTCCGAGGGTGACGCGATGCCCGGCGAGACCGAGTTTGTCGCCACGCTGAGCGCGCGCGCGGGCCAAGAGCGCGCGGGCCAAGACCCGGCGCCGGTGCTCGAGGCCACGCCCGAACAACTGGCCAGGTACCCGGCATCCCCCCGGCCCGCCAAGACGCCCGCGTCGCCGCCACCCGCCGCCGACAGCATGACCCCCGCCGCCACCCCCACCCCCAGTTACCCGCCGCTCGAAGCGCCTGCGCGCTGA
- a CDS encoding ParB/RepB/Spo0J family partition protein has translation MVTKKPKGLGRGLEALLGPKVAELAQAADAGLPGALPLDEIVPGMYQPRTRMDEGALYELAESIKVQGILQPILVRRLSAGQNAGKYEIIAGERRFRAARLAGLATVPVLVRDVPDESAAAMALIENIQREDLNPLEEAQGLQRLVKEFGLTHELAAQAVGRSRSAASNLLRLLNLAEPVQTMLMAGDIDMGHARALLALERAAQITAGNQIAAKKLSVRQAEALVRKIGAESSPARPKPRKEKSPDLRRVEEELSDLLMAEVQVRVKKRVKRNARVEEMGELAIRFGSLEALNGLIERLRAA, from the coding sequence ATGGTCACGAAAAAACCCAAGGGCCTGGGCCGCGGCCTTGAAGCCCTGCTCGGCCCCAAGGTCGCCGAACTGGCCCAGGCGGCCGATGCCGGTCTGCCCGGCGCGCTGCCATTGGACGAAATCGTCCCCGGCATGTACCAGCCGCGCACGCGCATGGACGAGGGGGCTTTGTACGAACTGGCCGAGTCGATCAAGGTCCAGGGCATCTTGCAGCCCATCCTGGTGCGTCGTCTGAGCGCAGGCCAGAACGCGGGCAAGTACGAGATCATCGCCGGCGAGCGGCGCTTCCGCGCGGCCCGGCTGGCCGGGCTGGCCACGGTGCCAGTGCTGGTGCGCGACGTGCCCGACGAGTCCGCTGCGGCCATGGCGCTGATCGAGAACATACAGCGCGAAGACCTGAACCCGCTCGAAGAGGCCCAGGGCCTGCAGCGCCTGGTCAAGGAGTTCGGCCTGACGCATGAACTGGCCGCCCAGGCCGTGGGCCGCTCGCGCAGCGCCGCCAGCAACCTGCTGCGCCTGCTGAACCTGGCCGAGCCGGTGCAAACCATGTTGATGGCCGGCGACATCGACATGGGCCATGCGCGTGCGCTGCTGGCGCTCGAGCGTGCCGCACAGATCACGGCCGGCAACCAGATTGCAGCGAAAAAGCTCTCGGTGCGCCAGGCCGAGGCGCTGGTCAGGAAGATCGGCGCCGAGTCCAGCCCGGCGCGACCCAAGCCCCGGAAAGAAAAGTCGCCCGACCTGCGCCGCGTGGAAGAAGAACTGTCCGACCTGCTGATGGCCGAGGTGCAAGTGCGGGTGAAAAAGCGCGTCAAGCGCAACGCCCGCGTGGAGGAGATGGGCGAGCTGGCCATCCGGTTTGGCTCGCTGGAAGCGCTCAACGGCTTGATCGAACGGCTCAGGGCGGCTTGA
- a CDS encoding pilus assembly protein, producing the protein MLPIALGSHCMALGTEALPAPKTVALANTPLHAAPPADKPALLLALSVEFPTVGAQYTSQNATDDTYSPDKEYLGYYDAQSCYAYNDARAKADKRFERTGPATKRRCANAFSGNFLNWASGSAIDMLRLALSGGDRHIDTPALTVLQRAMLPGDGNPQCMWNHPDYFPAKHLRAHGGSYHGALPLPMIHAAGLRDIHVANMLDRIYFRAAPTTAAGPTGSCDDTSAYDLVGTPALNSDGYFYARVRVCDADASGKLQDHRDYPLCQQYPGGNYKPTGVIQKYSDQLRLAAFGYLLDNDDEHRRYGGVMRAPMKYVGTKTYDINGQISGSNAHAEWDKDTGVFIANPGPIPGSTPGSMPGTPAISGVINYLNKFGRTGAVPGLYKELDPVGELHYEALRYLQGLAPDPRAIAGVPANGALADGYPVYTQWDDPYGAGRTNASDYSCVKSHILLVGDIHTHEHHALPGPDAARNIPDIDHWREAIKRFESASGNPHTGHWTFTKPIIGLAYWARTNDIRGAGWSAQPDKQRPGLRVKTWAFDVNEAGLQSDAATRRTRNQFFMAAKYGGFETALARPGPHDANVHPFRDRHGQFIDDVWQKPEQPGEASAYHFLDPAGPAPARGLLSAFDRIFYRASMGMRSAAGARLNTGSQLSQGSVMYSARFDTGDWSGDVVAEPIGHNASQALEILPPLWRAAQQLDRMPPARRNIHVGRPGRHPVPVASRFTRDDIDLRSLALHFGGAAGADRIAYLRGDRSKEGAPFRLRSSLLGDIVNSNISYSGPPSNVFPGAGYADFRRQYGARTPAVFVGANDGMLHAFNANTGDELFAYIPSWLVPRLSALTEPGFRNHHQSYVDAPSVVAQAWVGPGNSSARDWKTVLVSGTGAGGAGVFALDVSDPARFDSSHVMWEFTRADDPDMGQVLGSPRIMKIRTNAPMRNGRRQAAVYRWFAVVGSGVNNHVPDDNQPQPGSGRPALFLLALDKPAGQAWLPGHNYFKVSLPTDPGLARTVAPGLANFSALYGIQGEVTDIYVGDLHGKLWRLQFAGKGTDKWSMNGLSFFDQGTAASPAPYPLYSARSDDGQVQPLFAAPAVFVGPVVGGVETFYVVVGTGKYLEVPDGASTIGQSVYVIYDNGSTRADASPAVSAIAGRGRLQQGVVDTGNQTVSVRAFRWGRPRSDADVATRAGWFFDLPVSGERIDQAALDLGDLSALVQSKIPPARGSGACSNALGGGHRYYLIIGNAKAGYVSSSQGFLGPAVVVSSDQARVTAADSTGRRQREVLRFAVPPTHGGAGAGSGSALAPARDTVGRLSWQRIFNYQELKGKVDKSSAASP; encoded by the coding sequence TTGCTGCCCATCGCCCTGGGCAGCCACTGCATGGCCCTGGGCACCGAAGCCCTGCCCGCACCCAAAACAGTCGCTCTGGCCAACACCCCCTTGCATGCAGCGCCGCCGGCAGACAAACCCGCCTTGCTGCTTGCGCTATCGGTGGAGTTTCCGACAGTCGGAGCGCAATACACCTCGCAAAACGCCACCGACGACACATACAGCCCGGACAAAGAGTACCTGGGTTACTACGATGCACAAAGCTGCTACGCATACAACGACGCCCGCGCAAAAGCCGACAAACGATTCGAACGCACCGGGCCGGCAACCAAGCGCCGCTGCGCCAACGCATTCAGCGGCAACTTCCTGAACTGGGCCTCCGGCTCTGCCATCGACATGCTTCGCCTGGCACTCTCGGGCGGAGACCGCCATATCGACACCCCAGCACTGACCGTCTTGCAGCGCGCGATGCTGCCCGGCGACGGCAACCCCCAGTGCATGTGGAACCACCCAGACTACTTTCCGGCAAAACACCTGCGGGCGCATGGTGGCAGCTACCATGGCGCACTGCCCCTGCCCATGATCCATGCTGCCGGCTTGCGGGACATTCATGTGGCCAACATGCTCGATCGCATCTACTTCAGGGCCGCGCCAACCACCGCAGCCGGGCCCACCGGCTCCTGCGATGACACCTCGGCCTATGACCTGGTGGGCACTCCGGCGCTCAATTCCGACGGCTACTTCTACGCGCGCGTGCGCGTCTGCGATGCCGACGCCTCGGGCAAACTCCAGGACCACCGCGACTACCCACTGTGCCAGCAGTATCCCGGCGGCAACTACAAACCCACCGGCGTGATCCAGAAATACAGCGACCAACTGCGCCTGGCAGCATTTGGCTACCTGCTGGACAACGACGACGAGCATCGTCGCTATGGCGGCGTCATGCGCGCCCCGATGAAATACGTGGGCACGAAAACCTACGACATCAACGGCCAGATCTCCGGCAGCAACGCGCATGCCGAGTGGGACAAGGACACCGGCGTGTTCATCGCCAACCCGGGGCCTATACCGGGGTCTACACCGGGGTCCATGCCCGGCACGCCCGCCATCAGCGGGGTCATCAACTATCTGAACAAGTTTGGCCGCACCGGCGCTGTGCCTGGCCTGTACAAGGAATTGGACCCCGTCGGCGAACTGCATTACGAGGCGCTGCGGTATTTGCAGGGACTTGCGCCAGACCCCCGTGCCATCGCAGGCGTTCCTGCCAATGGCGCCCTGGCCGATGGCTATCCGGTCTACACGCAGTGGGACGACCCGTATGGCGCCGGGCGCACGAATGCCAGTGATTACTCGTGCGTCAAAAGCCACATCCTGCTGGTCGGGGACATACACACGCATGAACACCATGCCCTGCCCGGCCCCGACGCAGCGCGCAACATTCCCGACATCGATCACTGGCGCGAGGCCATCAAGCGCTTCGAGAGCGCCAGCGGCAACCCCCATACCGGGCACTGGACATTCACCAAACCGATCATCGGCCTGGCGTATTGGGCCAGAACGAACGACATTCGCGGCGCCGGCTGGAGCGCGCAACCGGACAAACAGCGCCCGGGCCTGCGGGTCAAGACCTGGGCTTTCGATGTCAATGAGGCAGGGCTGCAAAGCGATGCGGCCACCCGCCGCACCCGCAACCAGTTCTTCATGGCCGCCAAATATGGCGGCTTCGAGACCGCTCTGGCGCGTCCCGGCCCGCATGATGCCAACGTCCATCCGTTCAGGGACCGGCACGGCCAGTTCATCGATGATGTCTGGCAAAAACCCGAGCAGCCCGGCGAAGCCAGCGCCTACCATTTCCTCGACCCGGCAGGCCCGGCGCCCGCGCGCGGCCTGCTCAGCGCTTTCGACCGGATTTTCTACCGCGCATCGATGGGCATGCGCAGTGCGGCCGGTGCGCGCCTGAACACGGGCAGCCAGCTCAGCCAGGGCTCGGTCATGTATTCGGCCCGGTTCGACACCGGCGATTGGAGTGGCGATGTCGTGGCCGAGCCGATCGGCCACAATGCCAGCCAGGCGCTGGAGATTCTGCCGCCCCTTTGGCGGGCGGCGCAGCAACTCGACCGGATGCCGCCCGCGCGCCGCAATATCCATGTGGGCAGGCCAGGGCGCCACCCGGTCCCGGTGGCGAGCAGGTTCACCCGGGATGACATCGACCTCCGATCGCTGGCGCTGCACTTTGGCGGCGCGGCCGGCGCCGACCGGATCGCTTACCTGCGTGGCGATCGCAGCAAGGAGGGGGCGCCGTTTCGGCTGCGCAGTTCCCTGCTGGGGGATATCGTGAACTCCAATATTTCGTATTCCGGCCCGCCGTCGAACGTATTCCCCGGCGCCGGGTATGCGGACTTTCGCAGACAGTACGGCGCGCGCACGCCGGCCGTGTTCGTCGGCGCCAATGACGGCATGCTCCATGCGTTCAATGCGAACACGGGCGATGAGCTGTTTGCCTATATTCCCAGTTGGCTCGTGCCCAGACTGTCCGCGCTGACGGAGCCGGGCTTTCGCAACCATCACCAGAGCTATGTGGATGCCCCCTCGGTGGTGGCCCAGGCCTGGGTGGGCCCTGGCAATTCCAGTGCCCGCGATTGGAAAACGGTGCTGGTCTCGGGCACCGGCGCCGGTGGCGCCGGTGTGTTTGCGCTGGATGTGTCGGACCCGGCGCGTTTCGATTCCAGCCACGTGATGTGGGAATTCACGCGCGCCGATGACCCGGACATGGGTCAGGTGCTCGGTTCACCCCGGATCATGAAGATCAGGACCAACGCGCCGATGCGCAATGGCCGCCGCCAGGCTGCCGTGTATCGCTGGTTTGCCGTGGTGGGCAGCGGTGTGAACAACCATGTGCCCGATGACAACCAGCCGCAGCCCGGCTCGGGCCGCCCGGCGCTGTTTTTGTTGGCGCTGGACAAGCCTGCCGGTCAGGCCTGGCTCCCGGGGCACAATTACTTCAAGGTGTCCCTGCCCACCGATCCCGGTTTGGCGCGCACCGTTGCCCCGGGTTTGGCCAATTTCAGCGCCCTGTACGGTATCCAGGGCGAGGTGACGGATATCTATGTGGGCGACCTGCATGGCAAGCTCTGGCGGCTGCAGTTCGCGGGCAAGGGGACGGACAAGTGGAGCATGAATGGGTTGTCGTTTTTCGACCAGGGTACGGCGGCCAGTCCTGCGCCCTATCCGCTGTATAGCGCGCGCTCCGATGACGGGCAGGTGCAGCCGCTCTTTGCGGCGCCTGCCGTTTTTGTCGGCCCGGTCGTCGGGGGGGTGGAGACGTTCTACGTGGTGGTGGGCACCGGCAAGTATCTGGAGGTGCCCGACGGTGCGTCAACGATCGGGCAGTCGGTGTATGTCATTTATGACAATGGCTCGACGCGCGCCGATGCGAGTCCGGCGGTCAGCGCCATTGCGGGCCGCGGGCGTCTTCAGCAGGGGGTTGTCGATACGGGCAACCAGACTGTGTCGGTGCGCGCTTTCCGCTGGGGGCGTCCCCGTTCCGACGCGGATGTCGCCACGCGCGCCGGTTGGTTCTTTGATTTGCCCGTCTCCGGCGAGCGCATCGACCAGGCGGCGCTGGATTTGGGCGATCTGTCGGCGCTCGTGCAGTCGAAGATTCCTCCGGCCAGGGGCTCCGGCGCTTGCTCGAATGCCTTGGGCGGTGGCCATCGGTACTATCTGATCATTGGCAATGCCAAGGCAGGTTATGTCTCTTCCTCCCAGGGTTTCCTCGGGCCGGCGGTTGTGGTGTCCAGCGACCAGGCCCGGGTGACGGCGGCCGATAGCACGGGCCGGCGCCAGCGTGAAGTCCTCAGGTTTGCGGTTCCACCAACGCACGGTGGTGCAGGTGCCGGCAGCGGCTCGGCCCTTGCGCCCGCTCGCGATACCGTTGGCCGGTTGAGCTGGCAGCGTATCTTCAACTATCAGGAGTTGAAGGGTAAGGTGGACAAGTCTTCCGCTGCTTCGCCGTAA
- a CDS encoding ParA family protein — MAKIFCIANQKGGVGKTTTTVNLAAGLARVGQRVLMVDMDPQGNATMGSGVDKRQLALTVYDVLLESASVQEASVASPCGYRVLGANRELAGAEVELVALEQREKRLKVALAAVDAEYDFVLVDCPPSLSMLTLNGLCSAHGVIVPMQCEYFALEGLSDLVNTIRQVHANLNADLQIIGLLRVMFDPRTTLQQQVSDQLQSHFGDKVFRTVIPRNVRLAEAPSYGLPGVVFDPAAKGSVAFVEFAQEMVERVRSMSGAP; from the coding sequence ATGGCCAAGATTTTTTGCATCGCCAACCAAAAGGGTGGCGTTGGCAAGACCACCACCACCGTCAACCTGGCCGCCGGTCTGGCCCGCGTCGGCCAGCGCGTGCTGATGGTGGACATGGATCCCCAGGGCAATGCCACGATGGGCTCGGGCGTGGACAAGCGCCAACTGGCGCTGACGGTGTACGACGTGTTGCTCGAATCGGCCTCGGTGCAAGAGGCGTCCGTGGCCTCGCCATGCGGCTACCGGGTGCTGGGTGCGAACCGCGAACTGGCTGGCGCCGAGGTCGAACTGGTGGCGCTCGAGCAGCGCGAAAAACGCCTGAAGGTGGCGCTGGCCGCCGTCGATGCAGAGTATGACTTTGTGCTCGTCGACTGCCCGCCGTCACTGTCGATGCTCACGCTCAACGGCCTGTGCAGCGCCCACGGCGTGATCGTGCCGATGCAGTGCGAATACTTTGCGCTCGAAGGTCTGAGCGATCTGGTCAACACCATCCGGCAGGTGCACGCCAACCTGAATGCCGATTTGCAAATCATCGGCCTGCTGCGCGTGATGTTCGATCCGCGCACCACGCTGCAACAACAGGTCAGCGACCAGTTGCAGAGCCATTTTGGCGACAAGGTGTTCCGCACCGTGATTCCGCGCAACGTGCGCCTGGCCGAGGCGCCGAGCTACGGCCTGCCGGGCGTGGTGTTCGACCCGGCCGCCAAGGGCAGCGTGGCCTTTGTCGAATTTGCGCAGGAGATGGTCGAGCGCGTGCGCAGCATGTCCGGCGCCCCGTGA
- the leuS gene encoding leucine--tRNA ligase, whose protein sequence is MQDKYSPQDIERAAQDDWRARDAYRVTQDAGKKKFYACSMLPYPSGKLHMGHVRNYTINDMLTRYLRMNGYNVLMPMGWDAFGLPAENAAIKNGMPPARWTRENIAYMKQQMQALGLAIDWSRELATCDPGYYKWNQWLFLKMLDKGIAYRKTQVVNWDPVDQTVLANEQVNEGKGWRTGAVVEKREIPGYYLKITDYAEELLAFVTDDRLPGWPERVKLMQENWIGKSEGLRFAFPHDVRGDDGALIGGGRLYVFTTRADTIMGVTFCAVAPEHPLASHAAKSNPALAAFIDECRSGGTTEAALATQEKKGLRTGLYVTHPLTDEPLEVWVGNYVLMGYGDGAVMGVPAHDERDFAFALKYGIEIRQVVLVDGEHFDYRRWQDWYGDKQRGVTINSDSFSGLHHKEAVQAVAHVLEQKGLGEKKTTWRLRDWGVSRQRYWGTPIPIIHCDQHGAVPVPEKDLPVVLPQDCIPDGTGNPLHSHQGFHAGVTCPVCGKSARRETDTMDTFVDSAWYFMRYCDPKNDQAMVAEGTDYWMRDPQQATGGSGMDQYIGGIEHAILHLLYARFWTKVMRDLGLVKVDEPFNRLLTQGMVLNHIYSRRNDNGGREYFWPQDVEQVHDAAGKIIGARLIRAVGDWPAGSAIDYEGMGTMSKSRNNGVDPQELIGKYGADTARLHTMFTAPPEAALEWNDAAVEGSHRFLRRVWNFGLQLHAAGMTAASASLAGAGAPQTRNPPAFGKPAKALRREIHQLLRQVDYDYQRMQYNTVVSGAMKMLNALENFKASDPASQASDPLALTEGFGILLRCLYPVTPHIAHSLWRDLGYAAAVGELLDAPWPQVDGQALVQDEIELMLQINGKLRGSILVPAQASQAAIERIARASPAALAAGAVPKRVIVVPGRLVNLVF, encoded by the coding sequence ATGCAAGACAAATACTCCCCCCAAGATATCGAGCGCGCAGCGCAAGACGACTGGCGCGCCCGCGACGCCTACCGCGTGACGCAAGACGCCGGCAAGAAGAAGTTCTACGCCTGCTCGATGCTGCCATACCCCAGCGGCAAGCTGCACATGGGCCATGTGCGCAACTACACCATCAACGACATGCTCACGCGCTACCTGCGCATGAACGGCTACAACGTGCTGATGCCGATGGGCTGGGACGCCTTCGGCCTGCCGGCGGAAAACGCGGCGATCAAGAACGGCATGCCCCCGGCCCGGTGGACGCGCGAAAACATCGCCTACATGAAGCAGCAGATGCAGGCCCTGGGCCTGGCCATCGACTGGAGCCGTGAGCTGGCCACCTGCGACCCCGGCTATTACAAGTGGAACCAGTGGCTGTTCCTGAAGATGCTGGACAAGGGCATTGCCTACCGCAAGACCCAGGTCGTCAACTGGGATCCGGTCGACCAGACCGTGCTGGCCAACGAGCAGGTGAACGAGGGCAAGGGCTGGCGTACCGGCGCCGTGGTCGAAAAGCGCGAGATTCCCGGCTACTACCTGAAGATCACCGACTACGCCGAGGAACTGCTGGCCTTCGTGACCGACGATCGACTGCCCGGCTGGCCGGAGCGCGTCAAGCTGATGCAGGAGAACTGGATCGGCAAATCCGAGGGCCTGCGCTTTGCCTTCCCGCACGATGTCCGGGGCGACGATGGCGCGCTGATCGGCGGCGGCCGGCTGTACGTGTTCACCACGCGCGCCGACACCATCATGGGCGTGACCTTCTGCGCCGTGGCGCCCGAGCATCCGCTGGCCAGCCATGCCGCCAAGAGCAACCCGGCGCTGGCCGCCTTCATCGACGAATGCCGCAGCGGCGGCACCACCGAGGCCGCGCTGGCCACGCAAGAGAAAAAGGGCCTGCGCACGGGCCTGTACGTCACGCACCCGCTGACCGACGAGCCGTTGGAAGTCTGGGTCGGCAACTATGTGCTGATGGGCTATGGCGACGGCGCCGTGATGGGCGTGCCGGCGCACGACGAGCGCGACTTTGCGTTCGCGCTCAAGTACGGCATCGAGATCCGGCAGGTGGTGCTGGTCGATGGCGAGCATTTCGACTACCGCCGGTGGCAGGACTGGTACGGCGACAAGCAGCGCGGCGTGACCATCAACTCCGACAGCTTCAGCGGCCTGCACCACAAGGAAGCCGTGCAGGCCGTGGCCCATGTGCTGGAGCAAAAGGGCCTGGGCGAGAAGAAAACCACTTGGCGTTTGCGCGACTGGGGCGTGAGCCGCCAGCGCTACTGGGGCACGCCGATTCCCATCATCCACTGCGACCAGCATGGCGCCGTGCCGGTGCCGGAAAAGGACCTGCCCGTGGTGCTGCCGCAAGACTGCATCCCCGACGGCACGGGCAACCCGCTGCACAGCCATCAGGGCTTTCACGCCGGCGTCACCTGCCCGGTGTGCGGCAAGAGCGCGCGCCGCGAGACGGACACCATGGACACCTTCGTCGACAGCGCGTGGTACTTCATGCGCTATTGCGACCCGAAGAACGATCAGGCCATGGTGGCCGAGGGCACCGACTACTGGATGCGGGACCCGCAGCAAGCCACTGGCGGCAGCGGCATGGACCAATACATCGGCGGCATAGAACACGCCATCTTGCACCTGCTGTATGCGCGCTTTTGGACCAAGGTGATGCGCGACCTGGGCCTGGTCAAGGTCGATGAGCCTTTCAACCGGCTGCTCACGCAGGGCATGGTGCTCAACCACATCTACAGCCGCCGCAACGACAACGGCGGCCGGGAATACTTCTGGCCACAGGATGTGGAGCAAGTGCACGACGCGGCGGGCAAGATCATCGGCGCCAGGCTGATCCGCGCCGTGGGGGATTGGCCGGCAGGCAGCGCCATCGATTACGAAGGCATGGGCACCATGTCCAAGTCCAGAAACAACGGCGTCGACCCGCAGGAACTGATCGGCAAATACGGCGCCGACACCGCCCGCCTGCACACCATGTTCACCGCCCCGCCCGAGGCCGCGCTGGAGTGGAACGACGCCGCCGTCGAAGGCAGCCACCGCTTTCTGCGCCGGGTGTGGAACTTCGGCCTCCAGTTGCATGCCGCCGGTATGACGGCAGCCAGCGCAAGCCTTGCCGGCGCCGGCGCACCGCAAACCCGCAACCCCCCGGCGTTTGGCAAACCGGCCAAGGCCCTGCGGCGGGAGATCCACCAACTGCTGCGCCAGGTGGACTATGACTACCAGCGCATGCAGTACAACACCGTGGTCTCGGGCGCGATGAAGATGCTCAACGCGCTGGAAAACTTCAAGGCCAGCGACCCGGCCAGCCAGGCGAGCGACCCACTGGCGCTGACCGAAGGCTTTGGCATCCTGCTGCGCTGCCTGTACCCGGTCACGCCGCATATCGCGCACAGCCTGTGGCGTGATCTGGGCTATGCAGCCGCTGTGGGCGAACTGCTCGACGCGCCCTGGCCGCAGGTCGATGGGCAGGCACTGGTGCAGGACGAGATCGAACTGATGCTGCAGATCAACGGCAAGCTGCGCGGCTCGATCCTGGTGCCCGCGCAGGCCAGCCAGGCCGCCATCGAGCGCATCGCACGGGCCAGCCCGGCCGCCTTGGCCGCAGGGGCGGTGCCCAAGCGCGTGATCGTGGTGCCGGGCCGGCTGGTGAACCTGGTGTTCTGA
- a CDS encoding LPS-assembly lipoprotein LptE, translating to MRNRRALLALAPVALLPACGFHLRGLPEFGFASLYIEAPSGSLLAQQLQRALEGAGTKLLVLREPAALASAQAILDLLQEQQERVVVGLSAAGQVREMQLRLRVRFRLRNPQGVALIPETELLLQRDISYNETIALAKETEEALLYRDMRTDLVQQLMRRLAAAKRS from the coding sequence ATGAGGAACCGGCGCGCATTGCTCGCCCTGGCACCGGTGGCACTGCTGCCCGCCTGTGGTTTCCACCTGCGCGGCCTGCCCGAATTCGGCTTTGCCTCGCTGTACATCGAGGCGCCCTCGGGTTCGCTGCTGGCGCAGCAATTGCAGCGGGCACTGGAAGGCGCGGGCACCAAACTCCTGGTGCTGCGCGAGCCGGCCGCGTTGGCAAGCGCGCAAGCCATCCTCGACCTGCTGCAAGAGCAGCAAGAGCGCGTGGTGGTGGGCCTGTCCGCAGCGGGCCAAGTGCGCGAGATGCAACTGCGCTTGCGCGTCCGGTTCCGGCTGCGCAACCCCCAGGGCGTGGCGCTGATCCCCGAGACCGAACTACTGCTGCAGCGCGACATCAGCTACAACGAAACCATCGCGCTGGCCAAAGAGACCGAAGAAGCCCTGCTGTACCGCGACATGCGGACCGACCTGGTGCAGCAGTTGATGCGCCGCCTGGCGGCCGCCAAGCGCTCCTGA